The Macadamia integrifolia cultivar HAES 741 chromosome 3, SCU_Mint_v3, whole genome shotgun sequence genome segment tattttgggtaatttatgacaccaccccttagagaataccACTAGTAGAGAGACACCCCTACATAATATCAAATTATGCTTGTACCCCTACCGTCAATCTCCCTTAGGTGAGGCTTTGAATTGATATTCTTACCCTTTTGGTTAAAACACATAAAAGTCAATCTCATTTTGCCCTAAACCCCccgccccctttttttttttttttggtactaaATGCCTCATAGTAATGGATAAAAATGGATGAAtaccattttccttttttttaatctctgtAGCTAACTTGGTAGTGTAACTCAGATTCTAAGATTGGAGAAAAACCACTTTTCTTTGATATACCAAAGATAAGCATCATGGGATTTTTGAATTCACGAAACCCATAATCTTTGAAGTTGCTCATGAATGTTGTGATGATGTTTTTCTCCTGAAATAACCTTTGTATTTGTCTAGTGTTTCCTCATCTTCTGAGGTCCTAGATTTTCCCCGGGGgggaggtgggggtgggggaaagtGATGTTAAGTCCTGAGATGAGATTCATGTGCGAGTCCCCTGAGAATAGGATAAAATGCTACCGGGTTCTTGTTGACAAGGGACAGCCAATTAAGAGCAGCAGTTTTCAAGAGGTATTTATCTTCTCCTTATAGTGCAATTGTTCCATCGTTCATCTTCATTGATCAAATCCAGTACACCATAGTAAGAACTGAATTGAAGTCTTATCGATGCCTTAATAATACTTTACTTTGTCTTGGTCTGTATTTAGGGCTTGCAGAAATCAGGAAGCGTGAGGTCACCTGCTCCCGTTGCATCAGTTGCCGGTGTCTCCCCTACGGCTGGAACTCTGACCGTCTCTTTCCCATGCTTTGCTATGTATCCATTAGGGCTCAGTGGGTGTGAATCACCGCCACAAACCCCAGCCGATGTAGTTGATTTTCAGAACAGGGGTTGTTTATttgatttgagaagaagaagaatgataagGGCATACTTGttagggtattttggtattttaaaagAAATAATTCAGCTGATGTCAGCGTTTAAAGTATATTCTCTGATAAAGACCGGCAATAGGGGTACAAACGTTATTTGGTAATATGCATGGGTGTATTTTCGGCGACGCTGTAAattactcttttattttatttaaattttgatcTAAACTTTCAACTTGAGCCCAAAAGAATCCAAGCCCACCAAAATGTGCAATAAAATTTTAGGGATTGGGCTGGTCTTGGGCCCGAAAATATAAGCCCGAGGTGTGGCTGGGTCAGCCTTTGGGTTAAGACCTAAAGATAGGCCCGGCCCACCTGTAGGATAGATTTGATGTACCTATGCAAGGTGTCTGCATATGAGATTTGCCGTTAATTAAATTTGCGATTCAATGTGTACTACTGatctctgttagttaaaacggaaacggcaaaaaaacattgttcggtataggcatgttttaaacggatcaaaacgtgaacgggacagtcaaaaatatggtcaaatacgataaaaacgggaaaaaataaaaaacggacgatacgtgttttaaacgtttatatttaaataatgcGGTGTCAAAAAAATGGCAATATATAGaaataaattggcataataattctctaaatacctagataacaatcaaaacaaatatagATAATATTCATATTACATAATCCAAAATGTATCATCCGAATTACATCAtcccatttcattaaaaaaaaacacaaatgtaTCATAATATAGAGTTAGGTTGATCATGAACAGGTTCAACATATGTCTCTTTAAGTCTCTCTGTCTCTAACTCAATATTTACTATtaaaaaaacggatacgcgttttTAATATCTgtttttttactatcaaaaaaacggatacgcatttaaaacgcgtttaaaacttcaaatagccTTGTCCCCCTTTTTTACCGACTTTCTATGAAtaattcggcaaacggcgtttaaaacgaaaaaaaaaatagttcgACGTTTTAAACGCGATTAAACTAACAAAGCTACTGATCCAACAAAACTATGGTTTAGTCCTTCAAGTTttgttcctttattttttaatcatgtttttaagttattttgtataattttatggataaagTTTTCTTTCCCTAGTGGTTGAATGATGGGACAGTTCGGATGTAACCCCCTCTCACCCCCTTTATTTTACATAGGTGTGATGGGCCACGGTGAATGATTTAGGAAAAATTGGTCCATTTAATATTTACAAGAAGTTGttttatttcttatatatattgaattaGACTATTTTTGTCTTGGATTAGATATGGATAGATCTTGAACTTTgactattttattattttgaccTAATGTTGAATATCTAATTGTCTCCATTACTAGCATTGTCctgatcaaggttttaaaactcacgATCAATCTCAAGTCTCAACCAATATCAATTCAGTTTAGTCAGGATCAGATGGATCGCATGGATTTACTatagtttaagaaaaaaaactgatttcttaactattttacccttagatCATAGCATTTTATGGAAAAGGTATCGAATTGGTCAAGACTCAAATCCATCTAAACCAATATAGATctgatctgatttttaaaaccatggtcattattgacacccttagttgtCATAGAGATTTTAAATAGCTTCAAAAATCTATAACCTGAAATCAACATGGAACAAGAATTGTTGAAGAACCAAAGTGAAACTAATAAATCtacaaccaaagaaaaaaacagaagtgAAACTGATAAATGACACATGATAGGTCCCAAAGCCATTCAGTGGTAACCCACCAAAAATCCACATGATTGAAAGTGGATTCAACCATCTATTAatattttaaaactttttttttttcttttttctttgcaaTGGAACTTAAGGAATGATTCTGACCTAAACATTTTAAGGCCAATTCCATTAATTCTTTACCTATGATCTTAAAACAATGACTTTCTTCTGCTAAGATTTGATGTTTAGAAAAGATGGGCATTTGTCGATCAACCATTGTTGCTGCATCAAACTTggtttgtttcatttttattcatttatatatGGTGTTTAAATCAAAAGAATATGTGCTTTAAAATGTCCTATACTTCAACCTTTCAATGAATAGATTGCAACGTACTAGATCCCAGAATCCATGCTACAATGAAAGAGAATTCTTCAACAAGATCCTCAACAAACCCTCTATCTACCTTGATCCCAACCAACATGGTCATGATATGAACTCATAACTGACAATAAAGGAAGGAATTTGCTACAAAAAAAAGTACCTAAAAGCTGCTTGAAGTATCAACCTTTCGACATCTAACTAAGGAGACCTCCTGTGTTCAAATCGTGATCCTCTTCAATTTTACTTCTAGTAAAGCCAATGAAAGAGAATTACTTGTTCTCGCATTACTTTTGAAAGAGAATAGAGTGAGGTAATTATTGTATAATAGGAACTACAAGGGTATGGCTCTTCGAAGAAAAACTCTTTATGCTCTCTTGTCTCCGCCAAGGGGGTCGAGGTTTGTTTTCACATACGAGCATGCCAGACAGGGTCATGGCATGgcaaagtttctttttttttttttttttttttttttttaagaccagACTTGTATCTGGATACTAACATGTATCATTCTTTATTCAGCATTGAACATGGTTATTCCAAGTAGTTTGATACATCATAGGTGTCAGCGATATTGTATTGAATATCGTCCAAAATGTTTTGGATTTCGGTAGCAATTAGTTTCTTATGTCTTCTCTCTTAGAGAGAAGTGTCATTATTCTCTTGTCTTCGTTGATTGAGCACAACCAAGTGTCTCAACATGGCCTAGTAAGTGAGTACAACTACTAGAGGAGCTTGTTGGGGCTATTTCATCTTGGAAGCTAATTCTCATTAAGTGGATTGCATCGTATGGGGCATCTACATTCTGCACACTTAGGCCTAACAATTTGTAGTATTAACTGTCTAAGAGTTTGAGGGTTGGTCACTTGTTTAACTCCTCTTGGTATGAGACGGAGGTTGCAAAGAGTTGTGGGGTAGGAGTTGGGcaaagtttgaagagagagagagagagcgctaGAATCAACACTCAAATATGGGTTTGTGGTTCCAAAACAAAATTTCTAAATTTTACGATGACATTAGCTAAGATTCAATCAaataataacattttttttttccatttcatgggtcATATGTAATGGTCAAAGGAGTGCTAGTAAAAAAACCCTTGTGTAACCGTAATATGTTGTGGTCAAATTGACTTGTTCAAAGCAAAGACCTTGGATATCGGCCCAACCCCACTTTGGTGGGCAAAAGGTAGAAGAGACCCGAGAAGCAGAGACCCAACCTAAACAACCAGACCAAAGAATCCTAAGGACCCACAAAAAAGTACCACAAAGATTAAAAGGAAtcaagaaattagaaaataaattgaATAAAGCGTAATTCTTCTAGAAATTGTATCCTTCGTAAATCATAATTCCCAAAATGAGAAAATTAAATCTAGTTTTATTTTAAATGCTTTGATTTGGTTCAGTTCAAAAAGTAGTAGGTAGAAATTGAGAACCGAATTATTTATTAAAACCATTTCGGTTTGTGAAATCAAAAGTATCTATTAATCAGTTTTAGTTTCTCGATTTGTAAATGATTTCGGTTTCatgattttaaatggtttcaattctaATTTAATTACCCATTTGAGGTAATAGATTCATTAATGGTTCATTGATTGTTCTTAAATGATTTCAATCTcaattttatgattctaaaacTCAAAAAGACGAGACAAAAGTAAAATGAAGAGGTAACTAATCCATAAACAGTTTATTATGCAATTTAGTTTATATtcgatttaataatttttaCACCATTTCAAAACACTGGTTGAACgattcaactccaaatcaaaccttttaataaacagtttcatcttttaaaattgaaatcaatctATTTAATAACAGATTTATCcatttcgattttgattttgacacCTCAAGTGAATggtcaccctgaaaccctaaatctaTTTAATTATATAAATCAAGGTTAAACTTACAATCGGATTGGAATGGTCCAAGTTGAAGTCGACTGAACCTAAGACTCAATCCGGACCAAATCCAACCCTAAGTCATAATTCTAAACCCAACCATCCCTGTGTAGCTTGAGTTTGAGTTTGAGTTTGAGTTTGAGCTTGAGCATGACTATGACGATGACTAGGAGGAATTCCTTGAAGTGGGAGTGAGAATTGAAATTCTGAGatggtttttcattttctgtttcagtgtctctctctctctctctccctcttccttttccttttcttatgtATACCCTTTACCCTCTCCTTTGATATCTCTCGAACCCATAATCTCCAAATCCCAAGATATGTTGGGTCTCTGTAGATTCTTGTATACGAAAACGACATGAACAGTGTAAGCTTAAGTGGTCTTTTTCTCTTCGATTTCGGCCCTGAAAGCCTCGTTTTGGTCCCCACACTCTCTCTTTGAACACACTCACAAGTTCTGCTCTTACCCATCATCCATAATGGCTAACCAGTCCTGTTCTTCTTCGATCATCagtaccaccaccaccacctcaaGCAACCCTTGGAAAAAATTCTCTGAACCTCAAGCTGCATTGGTAATGGATTCTGTTATGGATGCTTCGTCCTGGCCAGCTCTCTCTATTCAGAGTGTTCCATCTCCtgaggtcttttttttttctatcaatcTCAATCTCATCGCTTTCTATGGTTACGGTCGTTttacttttagggttttctggTAAAACTAAAGAGATCTTGGGATCTTATTCTTTTGGGTGCAGGTGATCCTCTCGACAGCTTCTGCGATTGTGGAAATTGAGACTTGTGAGTCTATCCCTACCGACATGGCTGCAGCGAACGACAATGAGTCTTCTTCGTCTTCAACAATTGATAACTCTGCTCCAAGGTCCGAGCATACTGTAGTGGTATCGATgtcctcatcttcttcctcctctagtTCATCTTCAATGGCACCTAGGCCAAGGCAATATAGCTATGCTCATAACCAAAATCATCAGCATTATTCTTCTGGTCGATTTGGTACGAATCAGAGGGGTAGTGGATTCAACTCGAAGGGAGGAAAAAGAGATCAGAATTTTTCTAATAGACGTTATCAACAACGCGGGTTCAGCAATTGGAATCACAATCGCGGTGGGTTCAATTCCAATGCCAATAATAGATTCATAAATTCGCAACAAATCCATGGTGGATCGTCTGGATTTTTTgggccaccaccaccaccgttCCCACAATCTTTTCCTCATTCCACTCCAATGGTTAACCCTCCATACATGAATGTAAATCCTCAACCTCCGCAGGCTCCGATTCCGGGCTATATGCTTCCACACTTTGGGTACTACGGTAATGCATACTTTTCAGGTGAGTTTCTTCTTCGGGGGAGATGTTTTACTATGAGTCTAAATCTTCTCTTTCCAGAGGCGTCGAATCCATtgtatttcttctcctacccttTTAAGGGAGATGTTCTACTATGATGAGTCTAAATCTTCTCTTTACAGAGGCGTCAAATCCATTGTATTGTCCTCCAGTGCCTCCTCTGCCTCCAGTGCCGTCCCCGCCACCTTATGTGGATGCAGTTGGTGGAGCTCTAACATACAATCAGCCTATTTTCCCTAACTCAGAAGTTGAACTGTGCAACAGAATACTCCATCAAATTGAGTATTACTTCAGGTACTTAGAAAATTGCTAgacttttctctttttatatatacatattggTTACTGTTTTCCTATAATTTAACTTTTATGGTTGACAATGTAGTAAGGAAAACTTGGTGAAGGATGGTTACATGAAGAGTTTGATGGATGATCAAGGCTGGGTTCCTGTTCATCTTATTGCAGAGTTTAGAAGGGTGATTACTCTACTCTGACAGTTTTCTTGCGCTGTGATATAGTTTATGAAGTCATTTTTAAGAATTCCTGAAGTTTTCAAAATCCTATTGCTTTAAAAATATCTCATTCTTTCATTTTATGCTTGAGCTCTAGTTCATATTATCTCTTGTTAAGTTATCACATAACAATctatcacccaaaaaaaaaagtgtaggaCATGTGGTATGTCAATTCAAGAGATGCTCAAAGTTGTGCTGAAAAAGATGAGTTTTCTACTTTAGGATATTTGGTTATTGGTTGTGGAAGGAAAATTTGTTTGAGGCAATTGTTTTGGCACCTGACTGTAAGGAGGCAACTGTCTGTTTTATGCAATCAATATGACTATAAGGAAGAAGCATATTCAAtatgttttcatttttataaGATACTGTTTTGGGATGAGtcttcatccccccccccccccccgcgcgAAGAAAAGATGATGTAGcccttggaaaaaaaaacttagtaTGTTCATGTATTGAGTTTAACTGCTAAACTTGTTAGTCAATTTATGGACTAACCTCCCTAGGAGCTGGAAGATTCTCTATCTCATAGAGTTTTGGGCTTTGGCTTCCCTGAAGAACATCTCATTCCCTTGGACCAAGGTTTGGAAATGATGTGATTGATGATCTAGCCAAGAGTGGTATTTCCTTGCCTATGTTGTTCTGTGGGATGTTCATGTCAATGTATTAAATTATTTCTGTGTTTTGATTTGGTTAACATCCTACCTCTTTCGTTTGATTTGAAGCAGGGGcctgtttttatttatttatttattatttggaGAAGGAAAAAACTTACTACAACACTGATGCTGATAGTATATTTAACGAACTATGAGGGCTAGTGTTTGGGAGGCTTTGGTCTCA includes the following:
- the LOC122074870 gene encoding la-related protein 1B-like, producing the protein MANQSCSSSIISTTTTTSSNPWKKFSEPQAALVMDSVMDASSWPALSIQSVPSPEVILSTASAIVEIETCESIPTDMAAANDNESSSSSTIDNSAPRSEHTVVVSMSSSSSSSSSSSMAPRPRQYSYAHNQNHQHYSSGRFGTNQRGSGFNSKGGKRDQNFSNRRYQQRGFSNWNHNRGGFNSNANNRFINSQQIHGGSSGFFGPPPPPFPQSFPHSTPMVNPPYMNVNPQPPQAPIPGYMLPHFGYYGNAYFSEASNPLYCPPVPPLPPVPSPPPYVDAVGGALTYNQPIFPNSEVELCNRILHQIEYYFSKENLVKDGYMKSLMDDQGWVPVHLIAEFRRVKAMTSDRNVIVRSLQPSAVVEVQGDKMRKRGDWMNWVQNRSTDARISSVTDISTGIENIHLREKAGADALVADDSNSLHA